A window of Bacillus sp. DX3.1 genomic DNA:
TGACTTCGCTCAAGCAGTCGCTACTGATGAAGTCTTAAAAAATGATACAGTTGGAGCGATCCAAGAAATTGTAGAACCTGTAAAAGACACTGTGAAAACTATCGCAGCAACTGCTATTGAAGCGAAGGATCGTGCTGAGGTAAGCACTGACGTAATCGGTCTATTTGGTCTGTTAAAAATGCTAAAAGACCCACAGGCACAGAAGCTATTTCGCTTTGTAAACGCTTACCTTCAAATCACTGCAGAACGTGATAATAAATAGTTCTTACTTACATTACTATTAGTAAAGACGGGAGATATAATAATGTCAAAACAAATTGTCATCTTAGGCGCTGGTTATGGCGGACTCCTAGCCGCTTTAAACATTCGCAAACACTTAAGTAAATCTGAAGCACAAGTTACTGTGATCAACCAATATCCAACACATCAAATCATCACAGAACTACATCGCCTTGCAGCAGGAAACGTTTCTGAACAAGCTATCGCAATGCCGCTTGAGAAACTTTTCAAAGGCCTTGATATTGATCTTAAGATCGCAACAGTTGATTCATTTTCAGTAGATAAAAAAGAAGTGAAACTAGCAGGTGGCACTACTTTAACATATGATGCTCTTGTAGTTGGATTAGGAAGTAAAACAGCTTACTTCGGTATTCCAGGACTAGAAGAAAATAGCATGGTATTAAAATCTGCAAATGATGCAAACAAAATTTATAAGCATATTGAAGATCGTATTCGTGAATATGCAAAAACAAAAAATGAAGCTGATGCTACTATCTTAATCGGCGGCGGTGGATTAACTGGTGTTGAGCTAGTTGGTGAACTTGCTGATATTATGCCTAAGCTTGCGAAAAGCCACGGTGTAAATCCGAAAGAAGTAAAACTATTACTTGTAGAAGCAGGTCCAAAGATCCTTCCAGTTTTACCAGATCATTTAATTGAACGTGCAACTACTAGCTTAGAAGCACGCGGTGTTAAATTCTTAACTGGTCTTCCTGTAACAAATGTTGCAGGCAATGTAATCGATTTAAAAGATGGACAAAAAATCATTGCAAATACGTTCGTTTGGACAGGTGGCGTACAAGGTAATCCGTTAATTGGCGAATCAGGTCTTGAAGTAAATCGTGGCCGTGCAACTGTTAACGAATACCTTCAATCTACTTCTCATAAAGACGTATTCGTTGCAGGCGACAGTGCTGTTGTCTTCGGTCCAGAAGGTCGTCCATACCCACCTACTGCACAAATTGCTTGGCAAATGGGCGAACTTATCGGCTACAACTTATACGCATACCTAGAAGGCAAATCGTTTGAAGAGTTTGCACCAGTAAACTCTGGAACACTTGCAAGCCTAGGTCGTAAAGATGCAGTTGCTACAATTGGAGCAAGTTCAACTCCACTTAAAGGGCTTCCAGCATCTCTAATGAAAGAAGCAAGTAACGTTCGTTACTTAACACATATTAAAGGACTATTCAGCTTAGCTTATTAATCTGAACTGTAACCCGAATAATGGAATCCATTATTCGGGTTTTTTATTTGTTTTCACCCGCTAACACTACAAAAAAGAAGAGTAACCAATCGTTACTCTTCTCTCATGCAAATATTACTTTATTCTCCTAATTTCACTAGGCTGTATTTCTTTTTCCCTTTACGGATAATAATAAATCTGCCATCGAATGAGTTTTCCACTGTTACGTCTGTGTTTACATCATTCACTTTTTCACCATTCATAGAGATAGCCCCGTTATTAATATCTTCTCGAGCTTGACGTCTAGATGGCTCAATCCCTAAATCCACTAGCCACTCTACAATATTTTTTGTTTCTTTTGAAGCATGGAAAGTAGGCATATTTTTAAATCCTTGCTCAATTTCATCTGCTGTTAATGATTTGATATCTCCACTAAATAATGCTTGTGTAATTTTTACAGCTTGTACAAACGCTTCTTCACCGTGAACAAATTTTGTCATTTCTTCTGCTAATACTTTTTGTGCTTCACGTTTATGAGGCTCTGTTTGAACCTTACCTTCTAGTTCATCAATCACATCTTTCGTTAAGAATGTG
This region includes:
- a CDS encoding NAD(P)/FAD-dependent oxidoreductase, with protein sequence MSKQIVILGAGYGGLLAALNIRKHLSKSEAQVTVINQYPTHQIITELHRLAAGNVSEQAIAMPLEKLFKGLDIDLKIATVDSFSVDKKEVKLAGGTTLTYDALVVGLGSKTAYFGIPGLEENSMVLKSANDANKIYKHIEDRIREYAKTKNEADATILIGGGGLTGVELVGELADIMPKLAKSHGVNPKEVKLLLVEAGPKILPVLPDHLIERATTSLEARGVKFLTGLPVTNVAGNVIDLKDGQKIIANTFVWTGGVQGNPLIGESGLEVNRGRATVNEYLQSTSHKDVFVAGDSAVVFGPEGRPYPPTAQIAWQMGELIGYNLYAYLEGKSFEEFAPVNSGTLASLGRKDAVATIGASSTPLKGLPASLMKEASNVRYLTHIKGLFSLAY
- a CDS encoding DUF1641 domain-containing protein — encoded protein: MSETITQTKPEQESLQLSASQGQLDVLDQLLKPEVQESLTALVEQLPKLTELVNVLTKSYDFAQAVATDEVLKNDTVGAIQEIVEPVKDTVKTIAATAIEAKDRAEVSTDVIGLFGLLKMLKDPQAQKLFRFVNAYLQITAERDNK